One part of the Georgfuchsia toluolica genome encodes these proteins:
- a CDS encoding ComEC/Rec2 family competence protein yields MEIEIFDVEHGACALLTADNGCRLLFDCGHNTSTDWRPSKSLPARGIHAVDALVVSNYDEDHVSDFPNLMSSVLVQTLIRNPSVRPRDLLSLKSESGAGLGIGTLAHMAGNHYVAPVARPLDLGGVSMWHFWNVYPSFDDENNLSLVTILRYEDFGIIFPGDMEKAGWRQLMTRSDFRTALTGVNVFVASHHGRDSGYVPELFNFCSPELVIFSDKSIKHETQKTAHLYRQHAKGVQFFDGETRYVLTTRDNGYIRMSKQGTGPAFVWISKK; encoded by the coding sequence ATGGAAATAGAAATATTCGATGTTGAACACGGAGCTTGTGCACTTTTAACGGCAGACAATGGCTGTCGTTTGCTTTTCGATTGTGGGCATAACACCAGTACAGATTGGCGTCCATCCAAATCATTGCCGGCGCGAGGAATTCATGCAGTCGACGCGCTTGTAGTGTCAAATTACGACGAAGATCACGTCAGTGATTTCCCCAATCTAATGTCAAGTGTATTAGTTCAAACGCTCATCCGGAATCCATCTGTCAGACCACGGGATTTGTTGTCATTGAAGTCTGAGTCTGGCGCAGGGCTTGGTATTGGTACGCTAGCTCACATGGCAGGAAATCATTATGTCGCTCCAGTAGCACGCCCCTTGGACTTGGGCGGGGTCAGTATGTGGCATTTCTGGAACGTCTACCCAAGCTTTGACGATGAGAACAATCTAAGTCTAGTGACAATTCTTCGGTACGAGGACTTCGGAATTATTTTCCCTGGAGATATGGAGAAGGCAGGCTGGCGTCAACTGATGACCAGAAGTGACTTTCGTACTGCGCTTACAGGAGTTAACGTATTTGTTGCATCTCACCATGGTCGTGATTCTGGCTATGTTCCCGAACTTTTCAATTTCTGCTCGCCAGAACTCGTAATCTTTTCGGATAAATCCATCAAACACGAGACCCAAAAGACCGCACATTTGTATCGTCAACACGCCAAAGGAGTTCAGTTCTTTGATGGCGAAACTAGATACGTCCTAACCACCCGAGATAACGGATATATCCGTATGTCAAAACAAGGCACAGGCCCTGCTTTCGTGTGGATAAGCAAGAAATAG